The Lutibacter sp. Hel_I_33_5 genome has a window encoding:
- the uvrB gene encoding excinuclease ABC subunit UvrB, producing the protein MDFKLVSEFSPTGDQPEAIKQLSEGILSQEIFQTLLGVTGSGKTFTVANVVQNINQPTLVLAHNKTLAAQLYSEFKQFFPQNAVEYFVSYYDYYQPEAYIPVSGTYIEKDLSINEDIERLRLSTTSSLLSGRKDVLVVASVSCLYGIGNPVEFKKNVIPVEVGQLISRTKFLHQLVTSLYSRSDIEIKSGTFKVKGDVVTIFPSYGDNGYRIHFFGDEIEEIESFDIVNNQVIEKFEELTIYPANLFVTSPDVLQNAIHQIQEDMMKQVDYFKEIGKHLEAKRLKERTEFDLEMIRELGYCSGIENYSRYLDGREAGTRPFCLLDYFPEDYLMIIDESHVTIPQTHAMYGGDRSRKENLVEYGFRLPAAMDNRPLKFEEFEAIQNQTIFVSATPADYELQKTEGVFVEQVIRPTGLLDPEIEIRPSLNQIDDLIEEIQVRVEKDERTLVTTLTKRMAEELTKYLSRVSIRCRYIHSDVDTLERVEIMQDLRKGLFDVLIGVNLLREGLDLPEVSLVAILDADKEGFLRSHRSLTQTIGRAARNVNGIAIMYADKITNSMQKTMDETDRRREKQIAYNTANNITPTQINKKIDDSLSKSTVSSYHYDGAAQKAAEQELEYLTKPEIEKRIREKRKHMEAAAKALDFIVAAQLRDEIKVLKEKL; encoded by the coding sequence ATGGATTTTAAACTTGTCTCAGAATTTTCACCAACAGGAGATCAACCAGAAGCAATAAAACAACTATCGGAAGGAATTTTATCACAAGAAATATTCCAAACATTATTAGGAGTTACAGGTTCTGGTAAAACATTTACGGTTGCAAATGTGGTGCAAAACATCAACCAACCTACCTTAGTTTTAGCACATAATAAAACTTTGGCAGCACAGTTATATTCTGAGTTTAAGCAGTTTTTTCCGCAAAATGCTGTAGAATATTTTGTTTCTTATTACGATTATTATCAACCCGAAGCCTATATACCCGTTTCTGGAACCTATATAGAAAAAGATTTATCAATTAATGAAGATATTGAGCGTTTGCGATTAAGCACTACCTCTTCCCTACTTTCAGGTAGAAAAGATGTGTTGGTAGTTGCCTCAGTGTCATGTTTGTATGGTATCGGAAATCCTGTCGAATTCAAGAAAAATGTTATTCCAGTTGAAGTTGGTCAGCTAATTTCTAGAACCAAGTTTTTACATCAATTAGTAACTAGTTTATATTCTAGGTCTGATATTGAAATTAAAAGCGGAACGTTTAAAGTAAAAGGTGATGTAGTTACTATTTTCCCTTCTTATGGCGATAATGGCTATCGTATTCATTTTTTTGGTGATGAAATTGAAGAAATAGAATCCTTTGATATTGTGAATAATCAGGTAATAGAAAAGTTTGAAGAACTTACTATTTATCCAGCCAATTTGTTTGTAACCTCACCAGATGTGTTACAAAACGCCATTCATCAGATACAAGAAGATATGATGAAACAGGTTGATTATTTTAAAGAAATTGGGAAACATTTAGAAGCAAAACGATTAAAAGAACGTACAGAATTCGATTTAGAAATGATTCGAGAATTAGGCTACTGTTCTGGGATTGAAAACTACTCTCGTTACTTAGACGGACGAGAAGCTGGCACAAGACCGTTCTGTTTATTAGATTATTTTCCAGAGGATTATTTAATGATTATTGACGAGAGTCATGTTACCATTCCACAGACACACGCCATGTACGGGGGCGATAGAAGTAGAAAAGAAAACTTAGTAGAATATGGTTTTAGATTACCAGCAGCGATGGACAATCGTCCACTAAAGTTTGAAGAATTTGAAGCCATTCAAAATCAAACCATATTTGTATCAGCAACACCAGCAGATTACGAATTACAAAAAACAGAAGGTGTATTTGTAGAGCAAGTCATTCGTCCAACAGGATTATTAGACCCAGAAATAGAAATTAGACCTAGTTTAAATCAAATTGATGATTTAATTGAAGAAATACAAGTTAGAGTAGAAAAAGACGAGCGTACTTTAGTAACAACACTTACTAAAAGAATGGCGGAAGAATTGACAAAATACTTAAGCCGAGTTTCTATACGCTGTCGATATATTCATTCTGATGTTGACACTTTAGAACGTGTAGAAATTATGCAAGACTTGCGTAAAGGATTGTTTGATGTGTTGATTGGTGTAAATTTACTAAGAGAAGGGTTAGATTTACCAGAAGTTTCTTTAGTCGCAATTTTAGATGCAGATAAAGAAGGCTTTTTACGCTCACATCGTTCACTTACACAAACAATTGGTAGAGCCGCAAGAAATGTAAATGGAATTGCCATTATGTATGCTGATAAAATTACCAACAGCATGCAAAAAACCATGGACGAAACCGACCGTAGACGTGAAAAACAAATCGCATATAATACTGCAAACAATATCACCCCTACTCAGATTAATAAAAAAATTGACGATTCTTTGTCTAAATCTACCGTGTCTAGTTATCATTATGATGGTGCTGCACAAAAAGCCGCAGAACAAGAATTAGAATACCTAACTAAACCAGAAATAGAAAAACGTATTAGAGAAAAACGTAAACACATGGAAGCTGCGGCAAAAGCCTTAGATTTTATTGTTGCTGCTCAACTGCGTGATGAAATTAAAGTTTTAAAAGAGAAATTATAA
- a CDS encoding SPOR domain-containing protein, translating to MKILKKTKSIYQLLFLVSISLILASCSSKDKKAYKKEVVIADSLFKNNEFEIAKIYYENALKVNKSDSHAKNQLLKAEELIAIKQNNKYDDLIKQADTLLENKEYEKAKKIYLEASKIKSNENNLTEKINSITKILDIKNSKPYHVIVGSYEIESNAYALQRKLKKQNTESTVFKSHQNNHLVSIKSFNTLNQAYNHLYQMEEEYDFNPETWVYKMK from the coding sequence ATGAAAATTTTAAAGAAAACAAAATCAATTTATCAACTTCTATTTTTAGTATCAATTAGTCTCATACTAGCGTCTTGTTCATCTAAAGATAAAAAAGCATATAAGAAAGAGGTTGTCATTGCAGATTCACTTTTCAAAAATAATGAATTTGAAATAGCAAAAATTTATTATGAGAACGCTTTAAAAGTAAATAAAAGTGATTCGCATGCTAAAAATCAACTTTTAAAAGCTGAAGAATTAATTGCAATTAAGCAAAACAATAAATATGATGATTTAATAAAACAAGCTGATACTTTACTTGAAAATAAAGAATATGAAAAAGCAAAAAAAATATATTTAGAAGCTTCAAAAATAAAATCAAACGAAAACAATCTGACTGAAAAAATTAATTCTATCACAAAGATATTAGACATTAAAAATTCTAAACCCTATCATGTAATTGTTGGTAGTTACGAAATAGAATCTAACGCCTATGCTTTACAAAGAAAACTAAAAAAACAAAATACTGAAAGTACAGTGTTTAAGAGTCATCAAAATAACCATTTAGTTAGTATTAAATCGTTTAATACACTAAACCAAGCGTATAATCATTTATACCAAATGGAAGAAGAATATGATTTTAATCCAGAAACATGGGTTTATAAAATGAAGTAA
- a CDS encoding TIGR00266 family protein, with amino-acid sequence MNAHEIDYRIFGEEMQYVEIELDPQEGVVAESGTFMMMDDQMKMNTILGDGSNQEKGLLGKIFSAGKRILTGESLFMTVFTNNGQGKKQISFASPYPGKIIPIDLTEFGGKFICQKDAFLCAAKGVSIGIEFSKRLGRGLFGGEGFIMQKLEGDGMSFIHAGGTIAKKVLQPGEVLKVDTGCIVGFTKEVDYDIEFVGGIKNTVFGGEGMFFATLRGPGTVFVQSLPFSRLAGRVLSMAPRTGKGGRGEGSILGGIGDILDGDNRF; translated from the coding sequence ATGAACGCACACGAAATAGATTACCGCATTTTTGGCGAAGAAATGCAATATGTAGAAATAGAATTAGATCCTCAAGAAGGAGTAGTAGCAGAGTCTGGAACATTTATGATGATGGATGATCAGATGAAAATGAATACTATTTTGGGCGATGGTTCAAATCAAGAAAAAGGATTGTTGGGGAAGATATTTTCAGCAGGAAAAAGAATACTAACGGGTGAAAGTTTATTCATGACCGTTTTTACAAATAACGGACAAGGAAAAAAACAAATATCATTTGCATCACCCTATCCTGGAAAAATTATTCCAATCGATTTAACCGAATTTGGAGGTAAATTTATTTGCCAGAAAGATGCGTTTTTATGTGCTGCAAAAGGAGTTTCAATTGGAATAGAGTTTTCTAAACGATTGGGTAGAGGTTTGTTCGGCGGAGAAGGGTTTATCATGCAAAAGTTAGAGGGAGATGGAATGAGTTTTATCCATGCTGGAGGAACTATAGCTAAAAAAGTGTTACAACCTGGAGAAGTTTTAAAAGTTGATACCGGTTGTATTGTAGGATTTACAAAAGAAGTAGATTATGATATTGAGTTTGTCGGTGGTATAAAAAACACTGTTTTTGGAGGTGAAGGAATGTTCTTTGCTACTTTACGAGGTCCTGGAACTGTGTTTGTACAATCATTACCTTTTAGTAGATTAGCAGGAAGAGTATTGTCTATGGCGCCAAGAACTGGAAAAGGTGGTAGAGGAGAAGGCAGTATCTTAGGTGGAATTGGAGATATATTAGATGGTGATAATCGTTTTTAG
- a CDS encoding DUF4442 domain-containing protein, translating to MKFTPRKVNLFNIIKLPLAFFGGVRVKSITDSEVVVTIKHRWMNQNPFKSMFWAAQGMAAELPTGLLVMKAIHDSKRKVSMLVTHQEADFFKKATGRITFICKDGNDIREAIQKSIETGDGQVLVLTSEGKNEEGIIVSKFSFQWSVKVKN from the coding sequence ATGAAATTCACACCAAGAAAAGTAAACTTATTTAATATTATAAAATTACCGTTAGCCTTCTTTGGCGGTGTACGCGTAAAATCAATTACAGATTCAGAAGTTGTTGTGACTATTAAGCATAGATGGATGAATCAAAATCCTTTTAAATCGATGTTTTGGGCTGCACAAGGAATGGCTGCGGAGTTACCGACTGGTCTTTTAGTTATGAAAGCAATTCACGATTCTAAAAGAAAAGTTTCGATGTTGGTAACACATCAAGAAGCAGATTTTTTCAAAAAAGCTACAGGTAGAATTACCTTTATTTGTAAAGACGGAAATGATATTAGAGAAGCAATACAGAAATCTATTGAAACTGGTGATGGACAAGTTCTCGTTTTAACTTCGGAAGGAAAAAATGAAGAAGGAATTATCGTTTCTAAATTCTCTTTTCAATGGAGTGTTAAAGTTAAGAATTGA
- a CDS encoding LysM peptidoglycan-binding domain-containing protein — translation MGIEHMKHLKVLVFLCVLTFAVSCGQQKKYVEYTVKKGETIRTIAKNLDIKTRDLLKLNPDVSRRPEANTVIKIPNKKFNTAVSEEKITEKKDSIIAAVKDPVSELDLLKKQYVVHKVKPKETIYGLKRFYNVTEEDLMNLNPFLFDGLKIGQIIKIKPINEGEEVENLIYKDSVQDNATLKLALLLPFRANEYDSISSKTLYKNNRLANIVSDFYLGAELAIDSLKQHGVLVYLNVFDTGKKNSKIKRILSENDLEENDAIIGPLYSDEAKVLANNISKTPVIFPVYSKSQSKFSSTDIIKTAPERKEYVSALVDYIKENYTEGTITVVGDNTEDSNYDLYKVKNSLTKHDSINVVYQISPKKGYIKKDRFLEVLKPSTNNWVVLATKDNVVASDAINSLISLPDSTSVKVFALDKATTFDKIDNRKLAKIGFTFVTDTYIDETSYATQRFNQMYFDKNKALPSYYATKGFDITYDILMRLASGNSLKSTFKKGASYRVESKFDYSKKTFSTSENKGLFIVQFNPDLSITRLK, via the coding sequence ATGGGAATAGAACATATGAAACATCTTAAGGTATTAGTTTTTCTTTGTGTATTAACGTTTGCTGTTTCTTGCGGCCAACAAAAAAAATATGTTGAATACACCGTAAAAAAAGGAGAAACTATTAGAACGATAGCTAAAAATCTAGATATAAAGACTAGAGATTTGTTAAAGTTAAATCCAGACGTTTCTAGAAGACCAGAAGCAAATACGGTTATTAAAATTCCTAATAAAAAGTTTAACACCGCTGTTTCCGAAGAAAAAATTACCGAAAAAAAGGATTCAATAATTGCTGCTGTAAAAGATCCTGTTTCTGAACTAGATTTATTGAAAAAACAATATGTAGTTCATAAAGTAAAACCAAAAGAAACCATTTATGGTTTAAAAAGATTTTACAATGTTACAGAAGAAGATTTAATGAATTTGAATCCGTTTTTATTTGATGGATTAAAAATTGGACAAATCATAAAAATTAAACCTATTAATGAAGGAGAAGAGGTTGAAAATTTAATTTATAAAGATTCAGTTCAAGATAACGCAACTTTAAAATTAGCACTATTATTACCTTTTAGAGCTAATGAATACGATAGTATTTCTTCTAAAACATTATATAAAAATAATAGGTTAGCAAACATTGTTTCAGATTTTTATTTGGGAGCAGAGTTAGCAATTGATTCGTTAAAACAGCATGGAGTTTTAGTCTATCTAAATGTTTTTGATACAGGGAAAAAGAATTCTAAAATAAAAAGAATTCTTTCTGAAAATGATTTAGAAGAAAATGATGCTATTATTGGCCCTTTATATTCTGATGAAGCTAAAGTTCTAGCCAATAACATTTCTAAGACACCCGTTATTTTTCCTGTCTATTCAAAAAGTCAGTCTAAATTCTCATCTACAGATATTATTAAGACAGCACCAGAAAGAAAAGAATATGTTTCAGCTTTAGTTGATTATATAAAAGAGAATTATACAGAAGGAACTATTACTGTTGTAGGTGATAATACTGAAGATTCGAATTACGACTTGTATAAGGTGAAAAATAGCTTAACAAAACATGATTCTATAAATGTAGTTTATCAGATTTCACCTAAAAAAGGATATATCAAAAAAGATCGTTTTTTAGAGGTTTTAAAACCATCAACAAATAATTGGGTTGTGTTGGCTACCAAAGACAATGTTGTTGCTTCAGATGCTATTAATAGCTTAATTAGTTTGCCAGACTCAACATCAGTAAAAGTATTTGCCTTAGATAAAGCAACCACTTTTGATAAAATTGATAATAGAAAATTAGCAAAAATTGGATTTACTTTTGTTACCGATACGTATATTGATGAAACTTCTTATGCAACTCAAAGATTTAATCAAATGTATTTTGATAAAAATAAAGCCTTGCCTTCATATTATGCAACGAAAGGTTTTGATATTACCTATGATATTTTAATGCGTTTAGCATCTGGTAATAGTTTAAAAAGTACGTTTAAAAAAGGAGCTTCTTACAGAGTAGAAAGTAAATTTGATTATTCCAAAAAAACCTTTTCTACTTCAGAAAATAAAGGATTATTTATTGTTCAGTTTAATCCAGATTTAAGCATTACTAGATTAAAGTAA
- the guaA gene encoding glutamine-hydrolyzing GMP synthase — MQQQNVLILDFGSQYTQLIARRVRELNIYCEIHPYNKIPQNLNEFKAVILSGSPNSVRSEDVLHPDLSEIRGKKPVLAVCYGAQYLAHFSGGLVAPSNTREYGRANLSFVKEGESFFKNISKGSQVWMSHSDTIKNLPTGGTLLASTNDVENAAYKIEGENTYAIQFHPEVYHSTDGKQLLQNFLVDIAEVAQTWTPDSFVDETVANIKAKVGSDKVVLGLSGGVDSTVAAVLLHKAIGTNLHCIFVNNGLLRKNEFTDVLKQYEGMGLNVKGVDASARFLDELAGLSDPEAKRKAIGKVFIDVFDDEANQIENAKWLAQGTIYPDVIESVSVNGGPSATIKSHHNVGGLPDFMKLKIVEPLRMIFKDEVRRVGASMGIDKELLGRHPFPGPGLAIRILGDITSEKVRILQEVDAVFINGLKEHNLYNKVWQAGAILLPVNSVGVMGDERTYEKVVALRAVESTDGMTADWVNLPYEFLQKTSNEIINKVKGVNRVVYDISSKPPATIEWE; from the coding sequence ATGCAACAACAGAACGTACTTATTTTAGATTTCGGATCGCAATACACACAGTTAATTGCGCGCCGAGTAAGAGAATTAAACATTTATTGTGAGATCCATCCTTACAATAAAATTCCACAAAATTTAAACGAATTTAAAGCAGTAATTCTTTCGGGAAGTCCAAACTCTGTTCGGTCAGAAGATGTGTTACATCCAGATTTATCAGAAATAAGAGGGAAAAAACCTGTGTTGGCGGTTTGTTATGGAGCGCAATATTTAGCGCATTTCTCTGGTGGATTAGTTGCGCCATCTAATACAAGAGAGTATGGTAGAGCAAATTTATCATTTGTAAAAGAAGGAGAAAGTTTCTTTAAAAATATTTCTAAAGGAAGTCAAGTTTGGATGAGTCATTCAGATACGATTAAAAACTTACCAACTGGCGGAACTTTATTGGCAAGTACAAATGATGTAGAAAATGCTGCATACAAAATAGAAGGAGAAAATACGTATGCAATTCAATTTCATCCAGAAGTATATCATTCTACAGATGGAAAACAATTATTGCAAAATTTTTTAGTTGATATAGCAGAAGTTGCACAAACCTGGACACCAGATTCTTTTGTAGATGAAACAGTTGCAAATATTAAAGCAAAAGTTGGGAGTGATAAAGTTGTTTTAGGATTGTCTGGAGGTGTAGATTCTACAGTAGCTGCGGTTTTATTACATAAAGCAATCGGAACTAATTTACACTGTATTTTTGTGAATAATGGGTTGTTACGTAAAAACGAATTTACTGATGTATTAAAGCAATACGAAGGTATGGGCTTAAATGTAAAAGGCGTAGATGCTTCGGCACGTTTTTTGGATGAACTTGCAGGATTAAGTGATCCAGAAGCTAAACGTAAGGCAATTGGTAAAGTTTTTATTGATGTTTTTGATGATGAAGCAAATCAAATTGAGAATGCTAAATGGTTAGCACAAGGAACCATTTATCCTGATGTAATTGAGTCAGTTTCTGTAAATGGAGGTCCATCTGCAACGATAAAAAGTCATCATAATGTAGGAGGTTTACCAGACTTTATGAAGTTGAAAATTGTTGAGCCTTTACGTATGATTTTTAAAGATGAAGTACGTAGAGTAGGAGCATCAATGGGAATAGATAAAGAGTTGTTAGGACGTCACCCTTTTCCAGGCCCAGGTTTGGCAATTAGAATTTTAGGAGATATTACGTCAGAAAAAGTTCGTATTTTGCAAGAAGTTGATGCTGTTTTTATCAATGGATTAAAAGAACATAATCTATATAATAAAGTATGGCAAGCTGGAGCAATTTTATTACCTGTTAACTCTGTTGGAGTAATGGGAGATGAGAGAACTTATGAAAAAGTAGTTGCTTTAAGAGCTGTTGAAAGTACAGATGGAATGACAGCAGATTGGGTAAATTTACCGTATGAATTTTTGCAAAAAACGTCTAACGAAATAATAAATAAAGTAAAAGGTGTTAACAGAGTTGTTTATGATATTAGCTCTAAACCACCAGCAACAATTGAATGGGAATAG
- a CDS encoding 3-oxoacyl-ACP synthase III family protein: MISSIISGTGSYIPSIEKKNTDFLDAEFLNEDGTAFSNSNEEIIEKFKLITGIASRRYAEGKYNTSDLAAFASEKAIKKAGIDKEELDYIIVAHNYGDVKSGSTYGDLLPSLASRVKNKLEIKNPNCVGYDLLFGCPGWIEGVIQANAFIKAGIANKCLVIGAETLSRVVDEFDRDSMIFSDGAGACIIEAKENVKSGILQHATQTFAEDEAFYLFNGDSYNSSKKDTNKYIKMHGRKVYEFALTNVPKAMQSALDKSDVSIDEVKKVFIHQANEKMDEAIIKRFFRLYKKQVPEHVMPMSIHELGNSSVATVPTLLDLVINGELENHELNKNDVIILASVGAGMNINAIVYRY, translated from the coding sequence ATGATTTCATCAATAATATCTGGTACTGGATCTTACATTCCATCAATAGAAAAAAAGAATACTGATTTTTTAGATGCAGAATTTTTAAATGAAGATGGTACAGCGTTTTCAAATTCTAATGAAGAGATTATTGAAAAATTTAAATTGATTACTGGTATAGCATCAAGACGATATGCGGAGGGAAAGTATAATACTTCGGATTTAGCTGCTTTTGCATCAGAAAAAGCAATTAAAAAGGCTGGAATAGATAAAGAAGAATTAGATTATATTATTGTTGCACATAATTATGGAGATGTTAAAAGTGGTTCTACATATGGAGATTTATTACCAAGTTTGGCGTCAAGAGTAAAAAATAAATTAGAAATTAAAAATCCTAATTGTGTTGGGTATGATTTGTTATTTGGTTGCCCAGGTTGGATTGAAGGAGTCATTCAAGCAAATGCATTTATAAAAGCAGGAATTGCTAATAAATGTTTGGTGATTGGTGCAGAAACATTGTCTAGAGTGGTTGATGAATTTGATAGAGATTCTATGATTTTTAGTGATGGAGCAGGGGCTTGTATTATTGAAGCTAAAGAAAATGTTAAAAGTGGAATTTTACAACACGCAACTCAAACTTTTGCAGAAGATGAAGCTTTTTATCTTTTTAATGGAGACTCATATAATTCATCTAAAAAAGATACCAATAAATATATAAAAATGCATGGACGCAAAGTGTATGAATTTGCACTTACAAACGTTCCAAAAGCAATGCAATCGGCTTTAGATAAAAGTGACGTTAGTATAGATGAGGTAAAAAAAGTATTTATCCATCAAGCTAATGAAAAAATGGATGAAGCTATTATAAAGCGTTTTTTCAGGCTATATAAAAAGCAAGTTCCAGAACATGTAATGCCAATGAGTATTCACGAATTGGGTAATAGCTCTGTTGCTACAGTACCAACATTGTTAGATTTAGTAATTAATGGTGAATTAGAAAATCACGAACTCAATAAAAATGATGTAATTATCCTAGCCTCAGTAGGAGCTGGTATGAATATTAATGCGATTGTTTATCGTTATTAA
- a CDS encoding group III truncated hemoglobin: MKSDITTREDIVILIESFYQKLLDDEHMSPFFKDIVAKGKLKHHLEVITDFWEDILLHSTKYKNNTMQKHVDFASKIPFKKEHFKIWVSYFFKTLDEHFLGENVEVLKNRVRSIATVMQLKLNVYEK, from the coding sequence ATGAAATCAGATATTACTACAAGAGAAGATATTGTAATTCTCATTGAATCTTTTTACCAAAAGTTATTAGATGATGAGCATATGTCACCTTTTTTTAAAGACATTGTAGCGAAAGGAAAATTAAAACATCATTTGGAAGTCATTACCGATTTTTGGGAAGATATATTATTACACTCAACTAAATATAAAAACAATACAATGCAAAAACATGTTGATTTTGCAAGTAAAATTCCTTTTAAAAAAGAGCATTTCAAAATTTGGGTTTCGTATTTCTTTAAAACGCTAGATGAACATTTTTTAGGAGAAAATGTTGAGGTTTTAAAAAATAGAGTACGGTCAATAGCAACAGTAATGCAACTTAAGTTGAATGTGTATGAAAAATAA
- the cdd gene encoding cytidine deaminase produces MKKIEVNASAIVYNDISELSEADLTLMKAAISAKQKAYAPYSKFSVGAAFILENNQIVTGNNQENAAYPSGMCAERIAIWKVGSEYPNVKIKKLAISASSSNKIVDKPVGPCGGCRQTLSEYEINQKEPIEVLFMGEKGAVVKVESILSLLPFSFDSSFL; encoded by the coding sequence ATGAAAAAAATTGAAGTGAATGCTTCAGCTATAGTATATAATGATATTTCAGAACTTTCTGAAGCGGATTTAACTTTAATGAAAGCCGCAATATCAGCAAAACAAAAAGCATATGCTCCATACTCTAAATTTAGTGTTGGAGCAGCTTTTATTTTAGAGAACAATCAAATTGTTACTGGGAATAATCAAGAAAATGCAGCGTATCCTTCTGGTATGTGTGCAGAGCGTATTGCTATTTGGAAAGTAGGCTCAGAATATCCAAATGTTAAGATTAAAAAATTAGCTATTTCTGCAAGTTCTTCAAATAAGATTGTAGACAAACCTGTAGGTCCTTGTGGAGGGTGTAGGCAAACATTGTCTGAATATGAAATCAATCAAAAAGAACCTATAGAGGTTTTGTTTATGGGAGAGAAAGGTGCTGTTGTAAAAGTAGAATCTATCCTTTCTTTACTACCTTTTTCTTTTGATAGCTCTTTTCTTTAA
- the porV gene encoding type IX secretion system outer membrane channel protein PorV — translation MKKLGICLLLCSLFITKINAQTRSGITTATPFLLIVPDARAGGMGDVGVSTSADANSLFHNPSKIAFSTRQVRVGLNYSPWLRNLTDDIFIGSASYINRFSENAAWGADFRYFSLGQVDLTDTAGNPTGTINPNEFTLSGTYALKLSETFSMGVSLRYISSNLKLNVQNPTLQAINSFGVDVSGYYQSTEENYGTFNGRYRVGFNIANIGPKVSYVAGEEDFIPTNLKFGGGFDFILDDYNIVSANLEFTKLLVPSPQLDGSDQDKGWISGIFTSFGDAPGGFSEEIKEFTWALGAEYLYNNAFALRAGYFNESELKGNRKYFTLGAGFKTNALNIDLSYLINSSDINNPLENSLRFGLSMDLGEIWEDY, via the coding sequence ATGAAGAAATTAGGAATATGTTTACTGTTATGTAGTCTTTTTATTACAAAAATTAATGCACAGACTAGAAGCGGAATTACAACGGCAACACCGTTTTTATTAATTGTACCCGATGCTAGAGCAGGAGGGATGGGAGATGTTGGAGTTTCTACTTCTGCAGATGCAAACTCATTATTTCATAATCCATCTAAAATTGCATTTAGTACAAGACAAGTTAGAGTTGGTTTAAATTATTCGCCATGGTTGCGTAATTTAACCGATGATATTTTTATAGGTAGTGCATCTTATATTAATAGGTTTAGTGAAAATGCAGCTTGGGGAGCAGATTTTAGATATTTCTCTTTAGGTCAAGTAGATTTAACAGATACTGCTGGAAATCCTACAGGAACAATTAATCCAAATGAATTTACTTTATCAGGTACATATGCTTTAAAATTAAGTGAGACTTTCTCTATGGGAGTTAGTTTACGTTATATAAGTTCTAATTTAAAGTTAAACGTTCAGAATCCAACTCTACAGGCAATTAACTCTTTTGGAGTTGATGTTTCAGGATATTATCAATCAACTGAAGAGAATTACGGAACTTTTAACGGGCGTTATCGTGTAGGATTTAATATTGCAAATATTGGACCTAAAGTATCTTATGTTGCAGGTGAAGAAGATTTTATACCAACAAACTTAAAGTTTGGTGGAGGTTTTGATTTTATTTTAGACGATTATAATATTGTAAGTGCAAATTTAGAATTTACAAAACTTCTAGTTCCATCTCCACAATTAGATGGTTCGGATCAAGATAAAGGATGGATTTCTGGTATTTTTACTTCTTTTGGAGATGCTCCAGGAGGATTTAGTGAAGAGATTAAAGAATTTACATGGGCATTAGGTGCAGAATATTTATATAACAATGCTTTTGCATTAAGAGCTGGATACTTTAATGAAAGTGAATTAAAAGGTAATAGAAAGTATTTTACTTTAGGTGCTGGATTTAAAACCAACGCATTAAATATAGATTTATCCTATTTAATTAATTCATCAGATATAAATAATCCATTAGAGAATTCACTTAGATTCGGATTGTCAATGGATTTAGGAGAAATTTGGGAAGATTATTAG